From the genome of Alkalimarinus coralli:
CCCTACTTTGACGCCAGGAAAGTGCCATGCGAAATGTGTGACGACATTCCCTGTGTTAAGGCGTGCCCAACCGGGGCACTGGACCCACAACTGACCAATATTGATGATGCCAGAATGGGCGTTGCAGTGCTGATTGATAGAGAGACCTGCCTCAATATGCAAGGCTTAAGGTGTGATGTTTGTTATCGCGTCTGCCCTTTGATAGAAGAAGCGATCACTCTCAATCTACTGCAAAACACCCGCACGGGTGTTCACGCGATATTTGAACCCGTGGTGCATTCAGACATCTGTACCGGCTGCGGTAAGTGCGAGCATGCCTGCGTTCTCGAAGAAGCTGCGATCAAGGTTATGCCGAGAGAGCTGGCAAAAGGAGAACTCGGCAAGCACTATCGCTGGGGCTGGGAAGAGAAAGAAAAAGCCGGAAAAGAGTTGGTTCCTGACATTATTGACCTTCCTAACCGAATGCCAAGCAATTCGGCTGAAAAACTCAATATTGCCCCCACAGGAGGTAAAAAATGAGTGCACCAGCAAAAAGCGCGGTCATCGGACAGGACGCAATAGTTGAAAAAGGGTGGCTAAAAACCCATCAATGGCTGCTACTACGCAGAGTCTCTCAACTCAGCATTTTAGGGTTGTTCTTGCTCGGGCCATTAGCAGGTATCTGGTGGATTAAAGGCAACCTGAGCGCCAGCTTACTATTCGGCACAATCCCGATGGCAGACCCATTTTTGGTGTTGCAGACCTTTTTTTCCGGTCACCAACCCGAACTGACAGCCTTAGCGGGTGCTCTGATCATTTTTGCTTTCTACTTTATCGTTGGAGGTCGGGTTTTCTGTTCCTGGGTTTGCCCGGTTAACATTGTGACAGATAGTGCAGGCTGGCTGCGCCGCCGCTTAGGGCTGCGTAAAAGTACTCAGCTATCTCGCTCACTTAGATACTGGATACTAATCATGTGCCTGATTACCCCCCTGTTTACAGGGTATGTGGTTTGGGAGCTGGTTAACCCGGTATCAATGCTGCACCGCGGACTCCTATTTGGAATGGGAATGGGCTGGACTCTCATCATCGCCATATTTCTTTTTGATTTATTTATCAGCCGCCGTGGCTGGTGTGGGCATATATGCCCAATGGGTGCTTTTTATAGTTTAGTGGGTAAATTCAGCCCATTAAAAGTAAGTGCTGCCAACAGGTCAAAATGCAATGACTGTATGGACTGCTACGCTGTCTGCCCGGAGCCCCAGGTTATCAGGCCTGCTCTTAAGGGTGAAGCTAAAGGCGTCGGCCCTGTCATCATCGCATCCGACTGCACCAATTGCGGACGCTGTATCGATATTTGCGCAAAAGATGTTTTTCACTACAGTTCGAGATTTGCCAACGAGGCGGAGAAATAACATGAAAAAACGACTAACTATTGTTGCCTTTGTCAGTTTGCTGGCTAGCATAATGGTCACCGGTTCAGCCTGGGCTGATATTGGTGGTGTTCAATCACTCAGAGGCTCAACGGAGCTTGATACCGATAATACCGCAGACTCACTTAAGCGGGTTCCGCGAGACCGCGAAACGTTTGAGCGGGACTATTTACACCAACCGCCACTTATTCCTCATCAAATTCGAGGCTATCGTGTCGACCTGAATAGCAACAAGTGCTTGTCCTGCCACAGCTGGACGAACTATAAAAAAGCGGGCGCGACCAAAATTAGTCTGACTCACTTTGAAACCCGTGATGGACAGCAGCTATCCGATGTGTCGCCACGCCGTTATTTTTGTAATCAATGCCATGTACCTCAGGCCGACGCTAAACCACTAGTTGATAACAACTTTAACTCAGTGAAGCCGCTCGCCAAATAGAGCTTGAAGATGATAGAAAGTGGAGAGCTAAAGTATGGCTAATCAAAAAAAAGGTCTGATCGGTCGCTACTGGTCGCTATTAACGCGGCCCAGTAGCATCGCCATGG
Proteins encoded in this window:
- the napG gene encoding ferredoxin-type protein NapG; its protein translation is MATKKANNQQALSRRQFLTDSGHAACSVGLLGLGLGMYGEQSKTHAALALRPPGALIEDDFLGACVRCGLCVEDCPYDTLKLARLFEPVTTGTPYFDARKVPCEMCDDIPCVKACPTGALDPQLTNIDDARMGVAVLIDRETCLNMQGLRCDVCYRVCPLIEEAITLNLLQNTRTGVHAIFEPVVHSDICTGCGKCEHACVLEEAAIKVMPRELAKGELGKHYRWGWEEKEKAGKELVPDIIDLPNRMPSNSAEKLNIAPTGGKK
- the napH gene encoding quinol dehydrogenase ferredoxin subunit NapH, encoding MSAPAKSAVIGQDAIVEKGWLKTHQWLLLRRVSQLSILGLFLLGPLAGIWWIKGNLSASLLFGTIPMADPFLVLQTFFSGHQPELTALAGALIIFAFYFIVGGRVFCSWVCPVNIVTDSAGWLRRRLGLRKSTQLSRSLRYWILIMCLITPLFTGYVVWELVNPVSMLHRGLLFGMGMGWTLIIAIFLFDLFISRRGWCGHICPMGAFYSLVGKFSPLKVSAANRSKCNDCMDCYAVCPEPQVIRPALKGEAKGVGPVIIASDCTNCGRCIDICAKDVFHYSSRFANEAEK
- a CDS encoding nitrate reductase cytochrome c-type subunit, which produces MKKRLTIVAFVSLLASIMVTGSAWADIGGVQSLRGSTELDTDNTADSLKRVPRDRETFERDYLHQPPLIPHQIRGYRVDLNSNKCLSCHSWTNYKKAGATKISLTHFETRDGQQLSDVSPRRYFCNQCHVPQADAKPLVDNNFNSVKPLAK